Proteins from a genomic interval of Enterococcus faecium:
- the lspA gene encoding signal peptidase II, producing the protein MLIIYWIFSALLVGVDQLVKWWITDNLALGETKNLIPGILSLNHIRNTGAAWSMLEGKMWFFTIVTLIAVVVILTLMIKNREKGNRWFMIGLSLILAGAIGNFIDRIRLGYVVDMFQTDFMSFPIFNVADVTLVCGVICMLIYIILDEKDQRKK; encoded by the coding sequence TTGTTAATTATTTATTGGATATTCAGCGCTTTGCTAGTAGGAGTGGATCAGTTGGTCAAATGGTGGATCACTGATAATCTAGCGCTTGGAGAGACGAAAAATCTTATACCAGGTATTTTGTCACTGAATCATATTCGAAACACTGGAGCCGCATGGAGTATGCTAGAAGGGAAGATGTGGTTCTTTACTATAGTGACACTCATTGCAGTCGTTGTGATTCTCACATTGATGATTAAAAATCGTGAAAAAGGTAATCGCTGGTTCATGATTGGATTGAGTTTGATTCTAGCTGGTGCGATTGGCAATTTTATCGACCGTATTCGTCTTGGCTATGTAGTAGATATGTTCCAGACAGATTTTATGAGCTTTCCGATTTTTAACGTAGCAGATGTGACACTTGTATGTGGAGTGATTTGTATGTTAATTTATATTATTTTAGATGAAAAGGATCAAAGAAAAAAATGA
- a CDS encoding RluA family pseudouridine synthase, producing MTELKTTIHHESGRIDKVLTNLFTDYSRSQIQLWLKNGAVSVNGQPVKANYKVKQGDEITVLIPEPETLDVVPENIPLTIVYEDEDVAVINKPQGMVVHPSAGHTHGTMVNALMYHIKDLSTINGVIRPGIVHRIDKDTSGLLMVAKNDQAHESLAQQLKDKTSLRKYVALVHGEIPHEKGTINAPIGRSKENRKMQAIREDGKSAVTHFTVLERFEGFTLVELKLETGRTHQIRVHMKYIGYPLAGDPVYGPKKTLKGNGQFLHAQMLGFTHPTTNEKMIFEAPLPEVFEKTLEKLRKNIAF from the coding sequence ATGACAGAACTTAAAACGACGATTCACCATGAATCTGGTAGGATCGATAAAGTATTGACTAATTTATTCACCGATTACAGTCGTTCGCAAATTCAGCTGTGGCTGAAAAATGGAGCGGTTTCTGTCAATGGACAGCCAGTCAAAGCAAATTACAAAGTAAAACAAGGAGACGAGATTACTGTCTTGATCCCCGAACCAGAAACATTAGATGTGGTCCCAGAAAATATCCCGTTGACGATCGTTTACGAAGATGAAGATGTAGCGGTGATAAACAAACCTCAAGGAATGGTCGTTCATCCTTCAGCAGGTCATACGCATGGCACAATGGTCAATGCGCTGATGTACCATATCAAGGATCTTTCTACGATCAACGGCGTTATTCGTCCAGGTATTGTTCACCGAATCGACAAAGATACTTCCGGACTGCTAATGGTTGCCAAAAATGACCAGGCACACGAATCATTAGCTCAGCAATTAAAAGATAAGACCTCTTTGCGCAAATATGTTGCTTTAGTCCATGGAGAGATTCCTCACGAAAAAGGAACCATCAATGCGCCAATCGGCCGTTCGAAGGAAAACCGGAAAATGCAGGCGATAAGAGAAGATGGGAAGTCGGCTGTCACACATTTTACTGTATTGGAACGTTTCGAAGGATTTACTCTGGTTGAATTAAAACTAGAAACCGGAAGAACACACCAGATCCGTGTGCATATGAAGTATATCGGTTATCCGTTAGCTGGAGATCCAGTATACGGACCGAAGAAAACTTTGAAAGGCAATGGTCAGTTTCTCCATGCGCAAATGTTAGGTTTTACGCACCCGACTACAAACGAAAAGATGATCTTTGAAGCACCTCTTCCAGAAGTTTTTGAAAAAACTTTAGAAAAATTAAGAAAAAACATTGCATTTTAA
- the pyrR gene encoding bifunctional pyr operon transcriptional regulator/uracil phosphoribosyltransferase PyrR has protein sequence MQAKEVVDQVTMKRALTRITYEIIERNHSIQDIVLVGIKTRGIYIASRIAERLKQLEDIDIPVGELDITLYRDDKKENPEEPELHSSDIPVSLEGKEVILIDDVLYTGRTIRAAMDAVMDFGRPRKISLAVLVDRGHRELPIRADYVGKNIPTSRAEEILVEMQELDGQDRIMILKEED, from the coding sequence ATGCAAGCAAAAGAAGTAGTAGATCAGGTAACCATGAAGCGAGCATTGACTCGAATTACTTATGAGATTATCGAGAGAAACCATAGTATCCAAGATATCGTATTGGTAGGTATCAAAACACGAGGAATCTACATTGCATCAAGAATTGCCGAACGCCTGAAGCAGCTAGAAGATATCGATATTCCTGTAGGAGAACTGGATATCACTTTATACCGAGATGACAAAAAAGAAAATCCAGAAGAACCGGAACTTCATTCTTCTGACATCCCAGTTTCCTTAGAAGGAAAAGAAGTTATTTTGATTGATGATGTTTTGTATACAGGACGAACGATTCGAGCAGCAATGGACGCAGTAATGGATTTTGGCAGACCAAGAAAAATTTCATTAGCAGTCCTGGTCGATCGTGGGCATCGAGAATTGCCAATCCGTGCAGATTATGTTGGGAAGAACATTCCAACATCTCGGGCGGAAGAGATTTTAGTAGAGATGCAAGAGCTTGATGGACAAGATCGCATCATGATTTTGAAAGAGGAAGATTAG